A genomic region of Pelodiscus sinensis isolate JC-2024 chromosome 1, ASM4963464v1, whole genome shotgun sequence contains the following coding sequences:
- the LOC102460947 gene encoding olfactory receptor 51G2-like: MSDVNVTKSTPAVFLLTGIPEHEDVHLWISIPLCLIYAILIMGNTGILFFIKTDPSLHEPMYIFLSMLAITDLGLSMTTMPTTLGAFLFNSREINHDACFTQLFFFHSLSYIESSVLVSMAFDRFIAIRDPLRYISILTPLRIAKLGLVCMLRGVALALPYPFLLKRYPYCRANVLSHSYCMHNEVMKLACADITVNNIYGLVIILSTVGLDSLLILLSYVMILKTVLSIASRMETLRALNTCVSHLCAVLLFYTPMVSLSLIHRFGNSSSHWLQILFGYIYLLVPPLMNPIVYSVKSKHLRMRIIRLFVK; this comes from the coding sequence ATGTCAGATGTCAATGTCACCAAATCTACTCCTGCAGTTTTCCTTCTCACTGGGATACCAGAGCATGAAGATGTCCATCTGTGGATCTCTATCCCCTTGTGCCTTATTTATGCCATATTGATAATGGGAAATACAGGTATTCTTTTCTTTATAAAAACAGATCCAAGCCTCCATGaacccatgtacattttcctttccatgttggccATCACAGACCTTGGATTATCAATGACTACTATGCCGACAACACTAGGCGCATTCTTGTTTAACTCTAGGGAGATCAACCATGATGCCTGTTTTACCCAGTTGTTCTTCTTCCACTCGCTTTCATACATTGAATCTTCTGTGCTCGTGTCGATGGCCTTTGACCGCTTCATTGCAATCCGTGACCCACTAAGATACATTTCCATCTTAACCCCACTGAGAATAGCCAAGTTAGGACTGGTGTGTATGCTAAGAGGGGTGGCTTTAGCACTCCCATACCCCTTTCTCCTGAAACGCTACCCATACTGTCGAGCCAATGTCCTCTCCCATTCTTACTGTATGCACAATGAGGTCATGAAGCTGGCTTGTGCGGACATCACAGTTAACAATATCTATGGCTTGGTCATAATACTTTCCACAGTGGGGTTGGACTCTCTGCTTATCCTCCTCTCGTATGTGATGATTCTCAAAACAGTGCTGAGCATTGCATCCCGCATGGAGACCCTCAgggccctgaacacctgcgtCTCCCACCTCTGCGCCGTCCTGCTCTTCTATACACCAATGGTCAGTCTGTCTCTGATACACAGATTTGGAAACAGCTCATCTCACTGGCTTCAGATTCTCTTTGGATACATCTACCTGCTGGTGCCACCCCTGATGAACCCAATCGTGTACAGCGTGAAAAGCAAACACCTGCGCATGAGGATAATCAGGCTTTTTGTCAAGTGA